The Victivallis sp. Marseille-Q1083 DNA window CATGTTGAAACGCGACCCGCGCCTGTGGCTGCTGGCCCTGCGCCGCCGCTGGTGGCTGCTGTTGCTGCTGCCGGCCCTGACCACCACGCTGGCTTTGATTTATCTTTTGAGCCGGCCGCCGCAGTATGAAAGCCGCGCCGTGTTGCTGCGGCAGGCGCCGCGTGACTACAAGGACAACGGCCTGCCGGAAGGGTTCAGCCAGTTGCAGATGGTCGATATCATCAATCTGATCCGCCGTCACGGCAATATGACCAAAACGCTTTCGCGGTTGCAGTTGGACTGGTCGCTGCAGGCACTGTACCAGCACACCGAGGTCAGGCAGCCCGCCAAGCAGTCGAATATCATCTACCTGAGCGCCCAGGCCAGCTCGCCGGAGCTGGCGGCCAATATCGCCAATACGCTGACCAATGTCTTTCTCGACGACTACCGCGCCCTGCTGCGGAGCAACTTGATCGCGCTGCAGGAAGCCAACGCGGCGAACCGCCAGAAACTGCAGACGGCGCTGAGCGAGCAGCAGAATAGCTATCTGGCGCTGCTGCAGGAAAATAAGATGATCGCCTTCAGCGAAGTCTCGAACTCTTTGCAGCTCCAGATTCAGACGATCGAATCCACGCTGCTGCAGCAGGCTTCCCAGTATGAAACCTATGCCAGTCAATTGGCCATGCTGCAGCAGCGGCTGTCTGAGACGGAACCGCAGATCAAACGGACGGAAGAGGTCAGTACGGCGCAGCAGACCGAGCTGGAAGCGAAAAAGTTGGAGTTGGTCACCAAGCTCCAGACTTATACCGAGAAAAATCCGATCATCCAGAAATTGCGGGAGGAAATCCGGCTCAAAACGGAAGAGCTGGCCAAGAACGGCGATCAGACTTCGACGAAAATCATCTTCGGCGATAATCCGATCTATACGACACTGCTGGCGGAAGTCACCAAACTGGAAGCGGCGATTACCGGCAACCGGAAGAGCATGGAGTACTACCGGAAGGAGCTGGAGAAGTTGCAGAAACGCCGGGAAGAGTTGAGCAGGCTGCAGCCCCGGGTGATTGCGCTGGAAGACCAGATCGATGCGACCAAGCGTTCGCTGGACCGGCTGGACGAAGCGCAGCGGCTGCTGGATATGTTCCTGCAGCGTTCCTATTCGGATGTCAGCGTTACCGAGGACGCCATCGTTCCCGACCGTCCGGTCGGCCGGGGGCGGGTTTTTGCTGGCGATGTTCATTTTGCTGTTGATTGAGTTGTTCAATTTGACCATTCGCTCCAAGACGGATTTGAGTGAAGCGCTGCATTTGGAAGTGATCGGCGTCTTGCCGGAAAGGACGCCGAAGAACCGGGTTGACTTCTACAGTGCGCTGCAATCGATGGTCGCCAGTTGCGATGCGACGCTTGCCGGGGCCGAGCGCCCGGCGGTGGTGATGATCGGCACGTTGTCCCAGAAGGATTGGGATGAAGGATTGTTCAATGAAATTCTCGAAGTGCTGGCGATCAAGGACATCAATTTTCTCCGCATCCGTTCCGGCGAGGAGCCGTCCAGCACGGAATGCCGTTATTTGTTGAACGATTATCTGTACGGCCTGGCCGATACGCCGCCCCGCCCGGAAAAAACGCAGCATCTGTTCTTCAAACTGGACGATCTGGCGTTCATTGCGCCGCCGACGCCGGCCCGGCTGCTCGAGTTGCGCCGCGCTTTTCAGGATTACGACGTGATTCTGTGGGAGCTGTTCGAATATCAAAGCAATCCGCAGTTGTTCCAGCAGCTCAGCGCGGTGGCCGATCTGGTGGTGCTGCCGGCCACTTACGGCAAGACCGGCAAGATTGCCACCGCCGGCTGCCGCAATGCGCTGCAGAAGGCGGCGGAACACGCCGTCATCGGCGGTTTGCTCTACAACATTGAATCCAAATATTATCACTGGGTGAATTGAATGAAACTTTTGATCTTGACGTTGGGCCTGGCGTTGCTGGCGGCCGGTTGTGCGGACCCGGTATTCGGGCCGATGGCCATTCCGGCCGAATACGAAGTCGTCAGCGTCGCTCCGGAAGAACTGGCCGACCGGACCGAAGAACTCAAGCTGTTGCAGAATCTGGAAATGCCGCCTTACCGCATCTGTCCGCTGGACCGTTTCAATGTTTCCGTCTATGAACATCCGGAAGTGGATGTCAAGGATATCGTCGTCACGCCGGACGGCTTTCTGAGCCTGCCGCTGGTCGGGCCGGTCAAAGTCGGCGGCCTGACGCTGGACGAGGCCATCAAAGTGGTGCGGGACGCCTATGCGGTATTCATCCGCAATCCGAAGGCGGCGCTGATTCCGATCCATATCAACGGCTACGCCTTTACGATCACCGGCCGGGTGCAGACGCCGGGCCGGTTTCCGATAGCCGGCACGACCCGGCTGCTGGATGCGATCGCCATGGCGCGCGGACTGGACCAGGGCTTGTTCAACGGCGACACGGTGGAATCTGCCGATTTGGCCAATGCCTACATTTCCCGCGACGGCAGGTTGCTGCCGGTCGATTTCCGCAAGGCGCTGCTGGAGGGCGACGCGTTGCACAACATTCCGCTGCAGCACGGCGATTATATCTACATTCCTTCGATCATGAATACCACCGTCTGCGTGCTGGGTGAAGTGCGCAACCCGACTTATGTCGGATTCAAGGAGGGGATGACGCTGCTGAAAGCGCTGGCTTTCGCCCGCGGCCTGACCGACGAGCACAGCAGTTATGCGCAGATTATCCGCGGCGGCCTGCAGAATCCGACCTTGTACAACGTCAATGTCGACAAGATGCTTGCCGGCAAGACGATGGATTTTCCGCTGGAGCCCAACGACATCCTCTATTTCCCCAAAGGCGGTTTGTCGGAATACAACGTGCTGATCCGCAAGATCATGCCGACACTTCAATCGCTGAGTATGATGGCCGGACCGTTCGGCAATCCCTCTTCGGCATATCTGAACGATTGAGCGACGGATGCCTCCGATCATCAAAACTCTGCTCTTCGTCCTCATCCTGTGCGGGGTGATCCCGATCGGGGTTTTGTTGGCGCGCGCCAGGAGCTACTGGCGTGATTTTTTCTTTTTCGTCATGATTTTTTTCACCTGCTACGGTTATGCGGTGCACATCATGCCGTGGCCGGATTACACCGGCACTTCCCGCGGCTTCGCGTTGTCGATGGTGGATATTGCCGGCTGGGTTCTGCTGTTCAGCCTGTGGCCGAACAGCCGCGGCCGGTTCAACTGGTATCCGCCCGGCTGGAGTTTGTACTGGCTTTACGTCATCTTCAGCGCCATCTCGATCTTCAACGCCCAGCTCGTGTTGCCGGCCGGTTTCGAAGTCTGGAAAATGGTCAAAATGTACCTTATTTTCGTGGCGACCTACAATTATCTGGATTTGAAACGGAACTTCTGGCCGTTGGTGAACACCTTCGCGGTGGTGACATTTTTCATGTTGCTGGTGGGGCTTTATCAGAAGTATTTTACCAGTTATTATCAGATTCCGAGCACGATGCCGCACCAGAACAGCCTGGTGATGTACGCCACGATGTTCGGTACGGTCTTTCTGGGTACTTTGCTCAATGAGCGTTGTTCGAAGTTTCAGTATTTTGTCCTGCTCGCGGCGTTCGGCAGCGCATCGCTGCTGATTCTTTTCGCGCTGTCCCGGGGAGGATTGATCTGCTATATTTTCGGCGTCGCTTTAACTGCCGGCATTACGCTGCTGTTCAACGGTTTTACCCAGCAGCGGGTGCTGGTGCTCGGCAGCCTGGCGATTCTGGTGGCGATTCCGGCGATCATTTATGCGCCGCACCTCTACAACCGGTTTGTCAATGCGCCGGAAAGCTCCAAGCTGACCCGGATCAATCTGGCCAAGGCGGCCGTCCGGATGGCGAACAGCAACTTTTTCGGGATCGGCCTGAACAACTTCAGTGAGAAGTCGAGTCCGCGTTACGATTACAACAAAGAACAGAACAGCACGTTTTTCGTGGCCAGGGAGGACCAGGGGGCGATCGTCGAAACCACTTATCTGCTGGTGGCGGCCGAATGCGGCTGGGGGACGTTGCTCATTCTGCTGTGGTGGCTGTTCTATTATTTCCGGGTCAATTTCGGAAACCTGCTCGCTTACCGCCGTTTGCCGGGGTTCGGCATGACTGCCGGTTTGTTCGGCGGTCTGGCCGCCAATTATGTGCAGTCCGCGCTGGAATGGGTGTTGAAACAATATAACAATTACTACCAGTTGATGATAATGTTCGCCGTTGTGGCTCTGATGCTGACGGTGCGCAAGGTCAGCCGCGGCTGCCGGTAATCCGGTTGTGGCGGTAAAAAAATGGCCGGCTGAATGCCGGCCGTTTTTTTGGGCTTCCGCCGATCTGTCATTTGTTTTCGGCGGTTTCGGCCGGAGCGGCTGCGGCCGGTTCGGCCACGGTATTTTCCACGGTGACGTCCACCGGTTCCGCTACCGGCACGGCGGCGGGATTTTCCGCCGGCCCGGCCGATTCCGGCAGCAGCATGATCTGCAGGTTCGTCTCATCCAGGCTCCAGGCGCCGGAAGAGAACAGGCCGATCATCGGAAACAGGAAAATGGACCCCAGCGCGTCCAGAGTTCCGGTCCGGTTGAAATGATAGCCGATGACCCGGCTGTAAGGCACGTAGCCTTTGCGATAGACCGACAGCAGCAAATCGCGGTCGCGCGCCGCCTCGATGAAAATCGGCGAATAGTTGTAACGCATGCCGTTGGCAATCAGCGTCGCATCGGCCGGTTCCACGTTGATCGCCACGATCTGAGTCGAAGGCCGGAATGCCGAACACCCGCACAAGCCCAGCATCACCCCCGCCATTCCCGTCAATAGAATCCGTTTCATCTTCAATCCTCCGTCATTAAATGAAAGAAATCTCCAATCCATTCCGGCCGTTTGGCCGGAACATAATTGCTCAAAAAGCAGGCGGTCGACCCGGCATGTTCCGGTTCATACCCGTGCATGCCCGGCAGGGCCGCCCGTCCCATGTCCGACGGGGCGAACTGCCACCCCGGTTCCAGCAGATAGATTTCCTCGCCGTATTTCCGGTCGGGAAATGCGATCCCGAATGTCTGCTGTTCCTCCGCCGACAGCCAGCGTCCGTGGCCGAGCGCCGCCATCGTTTCCCGGATGGCCGGGCGGGCCGCCGGATCGGGAAACCAGAAGCGCGCCATCGTCGCGTCCAGAAAAGAGACGTATTCTTTTCCCCAACGCAACGGCAGACGCGCCAGCGCCGCGTTGCCGTCGACCGTGCCGGCCAGCGGCGTCATGCCGTGGTCGGAAATGACGGCGAATTCCACCGTCCGGTAATGTTGCCGGGCCGTTTCCAGCAGGGCGGCCACTTTGGCTTCATAGCGTTTCAGTTCCGCTTCGACGGCATCCGGTTCGGCGATATGCCGGTGGAGAAAACCGTCGAGGCTGCCGCAATAGAGAAAACCGTATTGCAGTTGTCCGGTTTTCAGCCGGGCGGTCATTTCGGCGAAATTGTCGTCGGACGAACACCGCCAATTGGAAATGCAGGCGTTCCGGCCGGCCCAGCAATCGGCCAGATTCTTTATCGGCGCCAGGCCGCCGGGAACGAACAGATCCCGCTTTTCACTGTAATCCAGCAGGGGCAGGCGTTCCCACGGGACGGCATACAATTCGAAATAGCCGGTATAACCATAATATTTTTTGATCAGCTTCGACAACCAGTGCCGTACCCGATGGCGGTCGAACAACGCTGCCGGCAGCAGACGCGCCGGCAGGAGGCGGAACAGCCGGAACGGCGAGGTTGCCGGTTGATAAAAGAAAAAGCTGAACTGACCGTGCTCCGCCGGCGGCCGGCCGGAGAGGATGGTCGGCACCGCCCCGGCTGAATAACCGAATTGAGTGCGCACCGGGCAGCGGACCGGCAGGAAACCGCCGCCGAAATTCCAATGTTCGGTCAGCGTCCAGCCCAGGGCGTCGATGAACACGAACAAGCGAACTTTTCCATCCTTCATCTCTTTGCTTCTACGCCTCTTCTGTTGCCGGTTTTATCGGATTGGCTGCCGACGGAATTCAACTCCACCCGTCATAATATAGTTGTGCGGCCGCTTTTTACAAACAGCGGAACAATGTCTGCTGCGCCGCCGCCCGGAAAAGAATAGCCGGTTGGCGTTCACTCGGTGAAAACGGCGGGCCGGATATACACCAGTTGGGCCGGATCGTTGTCGAACTGCTGATATGTGGCCCGCAGCAATGGCTGGCCGCTCAATTGTTCCAGATAGACGACCCGGGGACGTACCGGGGCGGGAAGCAGCGCTTCCAGCGGCGGCCGGTCATAGGCGAACGCCGCGAAGTAATTGCCGTCGTATGCCGCCAGACAGGAAGCCGCATCGCTCTGGTTCAAAACCCTTTCGATGCCGGTCGGCTGCCACTCCGCCTGGAATTCCACTTCGAAAAGCAGCAGTTCATGGTTGCGGCCGTCGAATAAAACGGCCGCCCGTTCACCCGGCTGCGGTGCCGTTGCCGCCTGGGCCGCCACCGCCACGGCGGTCGGCACGCAGCGCAGCCGCACCGTTTTCCGGCCGAAAGCCAGACCGGTGATCAATGCGGCGGCCAGCCGCATACCGGTAAAACTGCCGGGGCCGGCACCGATCGTCCAGCGGTCGATTGCGTCGACCGCGATCGATTCGGCTTCGAGCCGTTCCGACATCCACGGCAACAGGCCGGCCGCTTCGCGGCCGCGCATTGGAGATTGGGAATCGATCAGCATCCGGCCGTCGGCGTCGGCCACCGCCAATACTGCCGCCGGGCCGGACAAATCCATCGCCGCCTGATAAAACATCGTTTATTCGCTTTCTTTCATGATCTGGTCGATCAATTGCCGGTTGGTCAGCGCCTTCCGGACCAGCTTGGTCCGGCCGTTCAGGACCAGTACCTCCGCCGGCATCGGCCGCAGGTTGTAGACGCTTCCCATCGAATAGCAATACGCGCCGGCGTTGCGGATCGCCAACACATCCCCTTCGCGGATTTCCGGTATCGCGCGTTGTTCGGCGAACCGGTCGCCGGTCTCGCAGATATTGCCGCAGATATCGTAGGTCTGCGGCGTGCCGTCCGGATTGCTCAGATTGTCGATTCGGTGATAAGCGCCGTAAAGCACCGGCCGGATCAACTGCGGAAAGCCGGAGTTGCAGCCGGCGATACAGCGGGAACGATTTTTCTTCAAAGTATTCACTTCGGTCAGCAGACAGCCGGCTTCGGCCACGATATATTTGCCCGGCTCGAAGCACAGCGTCAGTTTCCGGCCGTAAGCATGGCAGAACGCTTCGAAAAGTTCAGCGATCGTCCGGCCCATGGCGACGTAATCGATGCGCGCTTCGTCCGGCCGGTAAGGCACCTTGAAGCCGCCGCCGAAATCCATGAACTCCAAATCCGGAAAACGTTGCGGCGTGACCAGCCCCATCAAATTCTTCATGCTCTGGAAAACCGATTCCGTCTGCTGCAGCCCGGAACCGGTGTGTTCGTGAAGGCCGGTCACTTTCAGCCGGTATTTCCGGGCGATTTCGGCGGCGGTGTCGACATCGTCCATCAGAATGCCGAATTTGGTCAGGTCGCCGGCGGTCATCGTCTTTTCACTGTCGCCGTCCCTGACATCCGGATTGAACCGCAGGCAGACCGGACTGCCGGGGTAGGCTTTGCCGAATTTTTCCAGCCGGGACAGCGAGCCGATGTTCATCAGCACGCCGAGATCATGCACCATCGCCACTTCGGCATCGGTCATGTTGTTGGCGGTATAGATGATGCGTTCTCTGCTGAAACCGGCCCGGAGTCCCAGCAATACCTCGGCCGGGCTGACCGTGTCCAGCGACGCGCCGGCCTGCTCCAGCAGCCGCAGCAGCGCCGGATTGTAATTCGCCTTCATCGCATAATGGATGCGCAGCTTCGAATAAGGGATGAAAGCGAAGAGATCCCGATAGCACTTCAACACCTGATCGCCATCGTAGACGTACAACGGCGTGCCGTATTCGGCCGCCAGCTTCAGCAGTAAATTCCGATCCAGACTCATGACTGCAGCAACTCTCCCCCCTGTAATATTAATTTGACGCCGGATAGCTGGAGATGACCGCGATCATCTCCAGCGGTTCGGTGCCGACGCATTTGATCGAATGGCCCGCTCCGTTGCCGGTGAGAATGGTATCGCCCGGCTGCAGCCGGACGGCGGCGCCGTTGTCGTCGGCTTCGGCGGTGCCTTTGACGATGACGAAAACTTCCTCCTCGCCCTCATGCCGGTGAAAACCGATGGAACAGCCCGGATTGAGCGTCAGGCGGGCGAACATCCGGTTCGGCGCCAGCATTTCGCTGCCCGCTTCCCAGAAATGTTCGATTTTCACTTCCCCGTTGCCGCCGCGCATTTCCCGGCGCCGGTCGACCCGGTATTCTCCCTCGCGTTTGATCATTGGTTTGCCTCCCTGGCGTTTGCCGACAACGGCCCGAAAATATTACCGTAACGGTTTTCATTCAAAGCTTCGATGTAAGCGCTGATTTTCGTGTAGGTGCTGCACGGGTCGATGGTCCGGTCCATGCAGTCGCCGTCCAGCACCAGCAGCGGTATTTCCGCTTTGTTCAGTTCTTCACGCAGGTGTTTGATGAAGGAGCTGTCGGACATCGAACAGCGGCCGAAGCCGTGGTTGTACAGGATGCAGCCGTTGAATTTCGCCTCGCGGGAGCGTTCAGTGATCACCTTGACCCGCTGGGTCGGGTCGAGGAAGCCGACCGTCAGCATTTTGCGGGCCAGCGAACGGTAGGGATCAGTCGGGTCCAGCGGCTCCCAGCCGATGAAGTTGACTTCTTCGAAGACGATCGGCGCATGGCATTCCATTTCGATGTAGTCCAGCAGCGAGCTGTCGTAGAACGGCGGCAGGTGCAGCCACAGGATGCGGTGCGTATCGTCGATGGCGATCGTGTCGCCGATTTCGTCGCGCCGTTCCTGTAATTCGCGGTACAGGGTCTTGTTGATCTCCACCAGATCCCGCTTGCCCCAGGACTGGGCGAAAATTGCCGCGTAATAAACCGCCTGGGTGCCGCGGATCAATGGCGGGCTGTTGAAACGCAGCTCATTGCACAGCTTGGAATAATAGCGCGCCTCGTTGGACAACTCGCATGCCTCGGCCAGCCGTTTGGAATCCATTTTGCGGCCGATGCGCTTTTCGATCATGCTGACGGCGGCTTCCAGTTCTTCGGCGACGTGTTCGACTGCATGGCTGCTG harbors:
- a CDS encoding Wzz/FepE/Etk N-terminal domain-containing protein; amino-acid sequence: MNNETAEVSPPRIEFRIGNLTFDMLKRDPRLWLLALRRRWWLLLLLPALTTTLALIYLLSRPPQYESRAVLLRQAPRDYKDNGLPEGFSQLQMVDIINLIRRHGNMTKTLSRLQLDWSLQALYQHTEVRQPAKQSNIIYLSAQASSPELAANIANTLTNVFLDDYRALLRSNLIALQEANAANRQKLQTALSEQQNSYLALLQENKMIAFSEVSNSLQLQIQTIESTLLQQASQYETYASQLAMLQQRLSETEPQIKRTEEVSTAQQTELEAKKLELVTKLQTYTEKNPIIQKLREEIRLKTEELAKNGDQTSTKIIFGDNPIYTTLLAEVTKLEAAITGNRKSMEYYRKELEKLQKRREELSRLQPRVIALEDQIDATKRSLDRLDEAQRLLDMFLQRSYSDVSVTEDAIVPDRPVGRGRVFAGDVHFAVD
- a CDS encoding SLBB domain-containing protein, which codes for MKLLILTLGLALLAAGCADPVFGPMAIPAEYEVVSVAPEELADRTEELKLLQNLEMPPYRICPLDRFNVSVYEHPEVDVKDIVVTPDGFLSLPLVGPVKVGGLTLDEAIKVVRDAYAVFIRNPKAALIPIHINGYAFTITGRVQTPGRFPIAGTTRLLDAIAMARGLDQGLFNGDTVESADLANAYISRDGRLLPVDFRKALLEGDALHNIPLQHGDYIYIPSIMNTTVCVLGEVRNPTYVGFKEGMTLLKALAFARGLTDEHSSYAQIIRGGLQNPTLYNVNVDKMLAGKTMDFPLEPNDILYFPKGGLSEYNVLIRKIMPTLQSLSMMAGPFGNPSSAYLND
- a CDS encoding O-antigen ligase is translated as MPPIIKTLLFVLILCGVIPIGVLLARARSYWRDFFFFVMIFFTCYGYAVHIMPWPDYTGTSRGFALSMVDIAGWVLLFSLWPNSRGRFNWYPPGWSLYWLYVIFSAISIFNAQLVLPAGFEVWKMVKMYLIFVATYNYLDLKRNFWPLVNTFAVVTFFMLLVGLYQKYFTSYYQIPSTMPHQNSLVMYATMFGTVFLGTLLNERCSKFQYFVLLAAFGSASLLILFALSRGGLICYIFGVALTAGITLLFNGFTQQRVLVLGSLAILVAIPAIIYAPHLYNRFVNAPESSKLTRINLAKAAVRMANSNFFGIGLNNFSEKSSPRYDYNKEQNSTFFVAREDQGAIVETTYLLVAAECGWGTLLILLWWLFYYFRVNFGNLLAYRRLPGFGMTAGLFGGLAANYVQSALEWVLKQYNNYYQLMIMFAVVALMLTVRKVSRGCR
- a CDS encoding alkaline phosphatase family protein yields the protein MKDGKVRLFVFIDALGWTLTEHWNFGGGFLPVRCPVRTQFGYSAGAVPTILSGRPPAEHGQFSFFFYQPATSPFRLFRLLPARLLPAALFDRHRVRHWLSKLIKKYYGYTGYFELYAVPWERLPLLDYSEKRDLFVPGGLAPIKNLADCWAGRNACISNWRCSSDDNFAEMTARLKTGQLQYGFLYCGSLDGFLHRHIAEPDAVEAELKRYEAKVAALLETARQHYRTVEFAVISDHGMTPLAGTVDGNAALARLPLRWGKEYVSFLDATMARFWFPDPAARPAIRETMAALGHGRWLSAEEQQTFGIAFPDRKYGEEIYLLEPGWQFAPSDMGRAALPGMHGYEPEHAGSTACFLSNYVPAKRPEWIGDFFHLMTED
- the tsaB gene encoding tRNA (adenosine(37)-N6)-threonylcarbamoyltransferase complex dimerization subunit type 1 TsaB, whose translation is MFYQAAMDLSGPAAVLAVADADGRMLIDSQSPMRGREAAGLLPWMSERLEAESIAVDAIDRWTIGAGPGSFTGMRLAAALITGLAFGRKTVRLRCVPTAVAVAAQAATAPQPGERAAVLFDGRNHELLLFEVEFQAEWQPTGIERVLNQSDAASCLAAYDGNYFAAFAYDRPPLEALLPAPVRPRVVYLEQLSGQPLLRATYQQFDNDPAQLVYIRPAVFTE
- the lysA gene encoding diaminopimelate decarboxylase; protein product: MSLDRNLLLKLAAEYGTPLYVYDGDQVLKCYRDLFAFIPYSKLRIHYAMKANYNPALLRLLEQAGASLDTVSPAEVLLGLRAGFSRERIIYTANNMTDAEVAMVHDLGVLMNIGSLSRLEKFGKAYPGSPVCLRFNPDVRDGDSEKTMTAGDLTKFGILMDDVDTAAEIARKYRLKVTGLHEHTGSGLQQTESVFQSMKNLMGLVTPQRFPDLEFMDFGGGFKVPYRPDEARIDYVAMGRTIAELFEAFCHAYGRKLTLCFEPGKYIVAEAGCLLTEVNTLKKNRSRCIAGCNSGFPQLIRPVLYGAYHRIDNLSNPDGTPQTYDICGNICETGDRFAEQRAIPEIREGDVLAIRNAGAYCYSMGSVYNLRPMPAEVLVLNGRTKLVRKALTNRQLIDQIMKESE
- a CDS encoding cupin domain-containing protein, translated to MIKREGEYRVDRRREMRGGNGEVKIEHFWEAGSEMLAPNRMFARLTLNPGCSIGFHRHEGEEEVFVIVKGTAEADDNGAAVRLQPGDTILTGNGAGHSIKCVGTEPLEMIAVISSYPASN